One genomic window of Phalacrocorax aristotelis chromosome 21, bGulAri2.1, whole genome shotgun sequence includes the following:
- the IGFN1 gene encoding immunoglobulin-like and fibronectin type III domain-containing protein 1 isoform X12: protein MTSHNAVKSFKKSSVPGVVITQFVDDIPKGCSTPDFEQKPVSLTLQEGKNAIFRAVVKGVPMPDVKWTRMQGGMDDPDKYETFFDDVTNEFILQINNLTTADSDLYRCFAVNEYGEAACSAGLMIIQVRFKKRAKYVPVHPSDELKQKLQDFRKMLRKRAPAPKPKPINKEAVWQLLLHADRRDYEKICMKYGIADFRGMLRKLQEIRKDTEIEQGELINSVKNFEHIKVNKEGKATFSLEIDLKNSNSKVFLLKDGQKLRYGTGDEYRKHCLRQIGKRYNFIVNDVQPEDAGLYQVRVENVPVFSTELDAESIPVRFRQQLSDVRCPEEEDAVFECTLHTPCYDAVWLHKTHLLKPSEKHQTSVTPDGLTHQLIIKNVVPSDSGMYTLDTGLCTSNAWLIVEHGKGKRRQDERGVREKSEWLKEALLDTDRARKLRRKESGGEEDHLMDTGVEKDGWYRKDQGGSQGHSTDVDGSHRFLGKDGLRKAHGNGRMGFGQFSGADLDGDSTTNDGSSIGLKGLGGKSGLRPFHGKDSMTGRADTGDELGGTGEWYSVDGRADGMLDAVNIDMDDGEGVGSQHDKDGELGDTSYRAGFGGVGRLGATDRSSVLDGLNPDSTRVGDGKSSLLSRTSPGTGAGKDATGTEIAGGLRSPYGKDGQLAAVDMNGASINREGQTGTPYGKDGQTHNASGHLGQAGRHGLLYGPDGLPAGDGAVSHAGGSSIGEMEALYGPDGRPVKAGVGDAGVAGAGGIGSPYGKDGLPTGAGVAGARAGGIGSPYGKDGLPVGAGLGGAGITGAGGVGSPYGKDGLPVGVSLAGAGGVGYPYGKDGLPAGAGVAGAGGVGSPYGKDGLPAGAGIAGAGGVGSPYGKDGLGGATGIGSDGLAGAGGVGSPYGKDGLPAGAGIGGAGTAGAGGVGSPYGKDGLPAGAGLDGADFGGFGSVESPYGKDGLPVGASVGGAGVAGAGGAGSPYGKDSVPGGAGVAGAAGGGFGGVGSPYGKDGLPAGVGISGAGVAGAGGVGYPYGKDGLPAGAGVAGAGVVGSPYGKDGLPAGAGIGGAGIAGAGGVGSPYGKAGVPAGASVGGAGVAGAVGVGSPYGKDSVPVGASVGGAGVAGAGGAGSPYGKDGLPVGAGISGAGVTGAGRVGYPYGKDGLPAEAGVAGAGGVGSPYGKDGLPAGAGIAGAGVDGVSGVGFPYGKDGLPAEAGVAGGGGVGSPYGKEGLPVGAGMGGAGVTGAGGVGYPYGKDGLPAEAGASGTGVASFGGVRSLYGKDGVPAGAGIGVAGAGVGVVGSPFGKDGLPAGAGIGSAGAGGVGSPYGKDGHPAGADVAGAGGVGSPYGKDGLPAGVGVDGGGVSGAGGVVTLYGKDGLLSGAGARAACAGGVGSPYGRDGLPVGMGTGASTGVTDFAGFGSPYGKDGLPAGAGAGVGGARGSFYGKDGIPAGAMSGAAHFPFGSDEVKGSPHGRDAMLLRAQGYRDGTGGDGFSSEGAGVSRFASAGSPYGKDSGTGGGRAGVAGGGRLGSDERELPSVRGKEGMVGAVGRGGEYGLDSRPGKSTGGETGKGTARDFRASGNKGSSHDRDSLSGQGDARGEGRDLGQLGSLYGKKSAFGESGSKSHNRSVDGRNSGGFGQGSLDYGQMSDLYGGLPSINQRKEEPGLDIKANDFLKNTESMGKRRCYSLDDLKVPRCHLNKQLLDVRVLKGEPAELSCTVSKVDVTGTWFKDGLKLKSMDGVCFEKDGLVHKLIINKVEDIHAGKYRFEGGDIKTEASLFVEDPPQVDKVLLKNLTSVPTVAKAGQQVKIKIPFEGRLPVRATWLKDRMELVDDTRIRVDKTETFTMLSISNSERKDCGDYKVRLKNDSGALDINLKLVVIDKPQPPAGPIKIVGSSANDITIQWKPPKDDGGKPLQSYIVERQQVGKNDWVTLGETPRSCTTFTTNKVEQDMSYYFRVRAVNAEGTSDALESEEVKAVSKDSPGAPDPPEIVSASRDTITISWKAPRKTGSSRIVGYFVQKRKKGTMTWLPVNNVPIADKKLKMTNLKKGLQYEFRVAAVNAAGTGDASEPSQPVFARDSMKPPGQVQDLKVSSSDSTSVTLTWRRPEAKDGGDVKGYEVEMRSSDKLNWTKCNTLPIEVTTYTVRGLQAKEMYFLRVRAINDSGPGEATEIEACMEAARPVVFPRLLIDDTVKSFLVIRAGNTIRVNIPFEASPDPVVTWLKDGLPLPNRATVNTKDGTIQLLIGAAEFTDSGIYTVELQNGLGKRETFSFQVQVTDIPQSPGPVQLEENVPNTVTVTWEPSASEKWENNLYYTVLKRESQKGLWHMVGDLIYTNKFTYTKLIPGRDYYFRVVAKNSLGASGPSDTLKPWRIRKQKAESQVKPQKYKGVNQNQPPRFLVALKPHVVTTGSECRMSCAVGGHPAPKITWYKDSRDLSNDPNYFCTNNFGVCSLVVLGVTKQDEGEYMVEATNELGRAFSKAFLTIKDSTL, encoded by the exons ATGACAAGCCATAATGCAG TAAAATCCTTCAAGAAATCTTCTGTCCCGGGAGTTGTTATCACCCAGTTTGTGGATGATATTCCAAAAGGATGCAGTACACCTGACTTTGAGCAGAAACCTGTCAGTCTGACATTGCAGGAAG gtaaaaatgccattttcagaGCTGTGGTCAAAGGTGTCCCGATGCCTGATGTGAAATGGACGCGTATGCAAGGAGGAATGGATGATCCTGACAAATACGAAACATTCTTTGATGACGTTACGAATGAATTCATTCTGCAG ATAAACAATCTCACAACAGCTGACAGTGATTTATATCGTTGCTTTGCTGTGAATGAGTATGGGGAAGCTGCATGCTCTGCTGGCCTCATGATCATACAAG TTCGCTTTAAAAAGAGAGCGAAATATGTTCCTGTTCATCCTTCTGACG AGCTAAAGCAGAAGCTTCAGGACTTCAGGAAGATGCTGAGGAAGCG GGCCCCagcaccaaaaccaaaacccatcAACAAAGAAGCAGTCTGGCAACTGTTGCTGCATGCAGATAGGAGAGATTATGAGAAAATCTGTATGAAATATGGAATTGCTGACTTCCGTGGGATGCTGAGAAAGCTGCAAGAGATAAGGAAGGACACAGAGATTGAACAAGGGGAG TTAATAAACAGTGTCAAAAACTTTGAACACATCAAAGTCAACAAGGAGGGAAAAGCTACTTTCAGTCTGGAGATTGACCTGAAAAACAGTAACAGCAAAGTTTTTCTGCTTAAG GATGGTCAGAAGCTCAGATATGGAACGGGGGATGAGTACAGAAAGCACTGCCTGAGGCAAATTGGAAAAAGGTATAATTTCATTGTCAACGATGTGCAGCCAGAAGATGCGGGCTTGTACCAAGTCAGAGTGGAGAACGTGCCTGTTTTCTCAACTGAACTGGATGCTGAAT CCATCCCTGTGAGATTTAGGCAGCAGCTCAGTGATGTGCGTTGTCCCGAGGAAGAAGATGCTGTCTTTGAGTGTACCCTACACACGCCCTGCTACGACGCTGTGTGGCTACACAAAACCCACCTCCTCAAGCCCAGTGAGAAGCACCAGACCTCCGTAACACCTGATGGTCTGACCCACCAGCTGATTATCAAAAACGTTGTGCCCTCTGACAGCGGCATGTACACACTCGACACCGGACTCTGCACCTCAAATGCCTGGCTTATTGTAGAGC ATggcaaaggaaagaggagacagGATGAGAGAGGTGTAAGAGAGAAATCTGAGTGGCTGAAAGAAGCATTGCTAGATACAGACAGGGCTAGGAAACTTCGACGCAAAGAATCTGGTGGTGAAGAAGATCATCTTATGGACACTGGTGTGGAAAAAGATGGCTGGTACAGAAAAGATCAAGGTGGCAGTCAAGGCCACTCCACTGATGTTGATGGAAGCCATAGATTTTTGGGAAAAGATGGGCTACGCAAAGCCCACGGAAATGGAAGGATGGGGTTTGGGCAGTTTTCTGGAGCAGACCTAGATGGAGACTCAACGACAAATGATGGTAGTAGCATTGGATTAAAAGGCTTAGGAGGCAAAAGTGGATTAAGGCCTTTCCATGGCAAGGATTCTATGACAGGCAGAGCAGATACTGGTGATGAATTAGGAGGAACAGGTGAATGGTATTCTGTGGATGGCAGAGCTGATGGTATGCTGGATGCTGTTAACATTGACATGGATGATGGAGAAGGCGTGGGCTCTCAGCATGACAAGGATGGTGAATTAGGTGATACTAGTTACAGAGCTGGCTTTGGGGGTGTTGGGAGATTAGGTGCTACTGATAGAAGTTCTGTGTTAGACGGACTCAATCCTGATTCAACCAGAGTGGGAGATGGTAAGAGTAGTCTCCTCAGTAGGACTAGTCCAGGGACTGGAGCTGGAAAGGATGCTACAGGTACAGAGATTGCAGGAGGACTGAGGTCCCCCTATGGCAAGGATGGTCAGCTGGCTGCAGTTGATATGAATGGTGCGAGTATAAACAGAGAGGGACAAACGGGGACTCCCTATGGCAAGGATGGCCAGACACATAATGCTAGTGGTCATTTAGGTCAGGCAGGAAGGCATGGCTTGCTGTATGGCCCAGATGGTCTTCCAGCTGGAGATGGGGCTGTATCTCATGCAGGTGGCAGTTCTATAGGGGAAATGGAGGCTTTGTATGGTCCAGATGGTCGACCAGTTAAAGCAGGTGTTGGTGATGCTGGAGTAGCTGGTGCAGGGGGAATTGGGTCTCCTTATGGAAAAGATGGTCTCCCAACTGGAGCAGGTGTTGCTGGTGCTCGTGCAGGGGGAATTGGGTCTCCATATGGAAAGGATGGTCTTCCAGTTGGGGCTGGTCTTGGTGGTGCCGGTATAACTGGTGCAGGGGGAGTGGGATCTCCATATGGAAAGGATGGTCTTCCAGTTGGGGTTAGTCTTG CTGGTGCAGGGGGAGTGGGATATCCATATGGAAAGGATGGTCTCCCAGCTGGTGCAGGTGTAGCTGGTGCAGGGGGAGTGGGATCTCCATATGGAAAGGATGGTCTTCCAGCTGGGGCTGGCATTG CTGGTGCAGGTGGAGTTGGGTCTCCATATGGTAAGGATGGTCTTGGTGGTGCGACTGGTATTGGTAGTGATGGTTTAGCTGGTGCAGGGGGAGTTGGATCTCCTTATGGAAAGGATGGTCTTCCAGCTGGAGCCGGCATTGGTGGTGCTGGTAcagctggtgcagggggagTTGGGTCTCCATATGGAAAGGATGGCCTTCCAGCTGGGGCTGGTCTTGATGGGGCTGATTTTGGTGGCTTTGGAAGTGTTGAATCTCCCTATGGAAAGGATGGTCTTCCAGTTGGAGCAAGTGTTGGTGGTGCTGGTGTAGCTGGTGCAGGGGGAGCTGGGTCTCCTTATGGAAAGGACAGTGTTCCAGGAGGAGCAGGCGttgctggggctgcaggtggtGGCTTTGGAGGTGTTGGATCTCCCTACGGAAAGGATGGTCTCCCAGCTGGGGTTGGGATCAGTGGTGCTGGCGTAGCTGGTGCAGGGGGAGTGGGATATCCATACGGAAAGGATGGTCTCCCAGCTGGTGCAGGTGTAGCTGGTGCAGGGGTAGTGGGATCTCCATATGGAAAGGATGGTCTTCCAGCTGGGGCTGGCATTGGTGGTGCTGGTATAGCTGGTGCAGGTGGAGTTGGGTCTCCATATGGTAAGGCTGGTGTTCCAGCTGGAGCAAGTGTTGGTGGTGCTGGTGTAGCTGGTGCAGTTGGAGTTGGGTCTCCCTATGGAAAGGATAGTGTTCCAGTTGGAGCAAGTGTTGGTGGTGCTGGTGTAGCTGGTGCAGGGGGAGCTGGGTCTCCATATGGAAAGGATGGTCTCCCAGTTGGAGCTGGCATCAGTGGTGCTGGCGTAACGGGTGCAGGAAGAGTGGGATATCCATATGGAAAAGATGGTCTCCCAGCTGAAGCAGGTGTAGCTGGTGCAGGGGGAGTTGGATCTCCATATGGAAAGGATGGTCTTCCAGCTGGGGCTGGCATTGCTGGGGCTGGTGTAGATGGTGTAAGCGGAGTGGGATTTCCCTATGGAAAGGATGGTCTCCCAGCTGAAGCAGGTGTAGCTGGTGGAGGTGGAGTTGGGTCTCCCTATGGAAAGGAAGGTCTCCCAGTTGGAGCTGGCATGGGTGGTGCTGGCGTAACGGGTGCAGGGGGAGTGGGATATCCATATGGAAAAGATGGTCTCCCAGCTGAAGCAGGAGCTAGTGGTACTGGTGTAGCTAGTTTTGGAGGTGTTAGATCTTTGTATGGAAAGGATGGTGTtccagctggagcaggtattggtgttgctggtgctggtgTAGGGGTAGTTGGATCTCCATTTGGAAAGGATGGCCTTCCAGCTGGAGCTGGCATTGGTAGTGCTGGTGCAGGTGGTGTTGGATCTCCCTATGGAAAGGATGGTCACCCAGCTGGAGCAGATGTTGCTGGTGCAGGTGGAGTTGGATCTCCATATGGTAAGGATGGTCTCCCAGCTGGAGTAGGTGttgatggtggtggtgtttcTGGTGCAGGGGGAGTTGTGACTCTCTACGGAAAGGACGGTCTTCTATCTGGGGCTGGTGCTCGTGCTGCTTGTGCAGGGGGAGTTGGGTCTCCTTATGGAAGAGATGGTCTTCCAGTGGGAATGGGAACTGGGGCTAGTACTGGTGTAACtgattttgctggttttgggtCTCCGTATGGAAAAGATGGTctcccagctggggctggggctggtgtAGGTGGTGCGAGGGGTTCTTTCTATGGAAAGGATGGTATCCCAGCTGGGGCTATGTCAGGAGCGGctcattttccttttggcaGTGACGAAGTAAAGGGATCTCCCCATGGCAGGGATGCTATGCTGCTCAGAGCTCAGGGATATAGAGATGGGACAGGAGGAGATGGCTTTTCCTCAGAAGGTGCTGGTGTTAGTCGCTTTGCAAGTGCTGGGTCTCCCTATGGCAAAGACAGTGGGACAGGTGGGGGCAGGGCTGGTGTGGCTGGTGGTGGCAGGTTGGGAAGTGATGAAAGGGAGTTACCTTCAGTCCGTGGTAAAGAAGGTATGGTAGGCGCTGTTGGACGAGGTGGTGAATATGGGCTGGATTCACGTCCTGGGAAATCTACAGGAGGTGAAACTGGAAAGGGCACTGCCAGAGACTTTAGAGCATCAGGGAACAAAGGCTCATCTCATGACAGAGATTCACTTTCAGGTCAAGGAGATGCCAGGGGTGAGGGCAGAGATTTAGGACAGTTAGGCTCCCTTTATGGCAAAAAATCTGCCTTTGGAGAGTCAGGGAGTAAATCCCATAACAGGTCTGTTGATGGGAGGAATTCAGGTGGTTTTGGTCAAGGGTCATTGGATTATGGTCAGATGTCAGATCTTTATGGTGGACTTCCTTCAATAAACCAGAGAAAAGAGGAACCTGGCCTTGATATTAAAGCAAATGATTTCTTGAAGAATACGGAAAGTATGGGAAAAAGAAGATGTTATTCCCTAGATGATCTGAAAG TGCCACGCTGTCATCTCAACAAACAGTTACTTGATGTCAGAGTCCTGAAAGGAGAACCAGCTGAGCTGTCTTGCACTGTCAGTAAAGTTGATGTAACAGGAACCTGGTTTAAAGATGGATTAAAG TTAAAAAGCATGGATGGAGTCTGTTTTGAAAAGGACGGTCTAGTACATAAACTAATTATTAACAAAGTGGAAGATATTCATGCTGGGAAATACAGGTTTGAAGGTGGAGATATAAAAACTGAAGCTTCACTTTTTGTTGAAG ATCCTCCACAGGTTGACAAAGTTCTCCTCAAAAACTTAACAAGTGTTCCTACTGTGGCCAAGGCAGGGCAGCAAGTAAAGATCAAGATCCCTTTCGAGGGCCGTCTGCCAGTCAGAGCAACATGGCTGAAGGACAGAATGGAGCTGGTAGATGACACAAGGATTCGTGTTGATAAAACAGAGACCTTTACCATGCTGTCCATCTCCAACAGTGAGAGAAAGGACTGTGGGGATTACAAAGTCAGGCTGAAGAATGACAGTGGGGCCCTGGACATCAACTTAAAGCTTGTGGTAATAG ACAAGCCACAGCCACCTGCAGGACCCATCAAAATTGTAGGAAGCTCTGCAAATGACATCACCATTCAGTGGAAGCCCCCAAAGGATGATGGGGGCAAACCACTGCAAAGCTACATTGTTGAGAGACAGCAGGTAGGCAAGAACGACTGGGTGACTTTGGGAGAAACCCCCAGGAGCTGTACTACCTTCACTACTAACAAAGTGGAACAAGACATGAGCTACTACTTCAGGGTGAGAGCTGTGAATGCCGAGGGAACTAGTGACGCGCTGGAATCAGAGGAAGTGAAGGCTGTCAGTAAAG ATTCACCTGGTGCCCCAGATCCCCCTGAGATTGTCAGTGCCAGCAGAGACACCATCACAATATCCTGGAAAGCACCTCGTAAAACTGGCAGTTCCCGAATTGTGGGATACTTTGTTCAAAAACGCAAGAAGGGTACCATGACCTGGCTGCCAGTCAACAATGTGCCTATAGCAG acaAGAAGCTGAAAATGACCAATCTCAAGAAAGGTCTGCAGTATGAATTTCGTGTGGCAGCTGTCAATGCTGCTGGCACAGGAGATGCCAGTGAACCGTCACAGCCTGTCTTTGCACGGGATTCCATGA aacCTCCAGGTCAAGTGCAGGACCTTAAAGtgagcagcagtgacagcactAGTGTCACCTTGACATGGAGGAGACCTGAAGCAAAAGATGGGGGTGATGTGAAAGGCTATGAGGTAGAGATGCGGTCTTCTGACAAACTCAACTGGACCAAATGCAATACTCTTCCCATAGAGGTGACCACTTACACAGTTAGAGGCCTCCAAGCCAAGGAGATGTACTTCCTACGCGTCAGAGCCATCAATGACAGTGGCCCTGGGGAAGCCACAGAGATTGAAGCTTGCATGGAAGCTGCTCGCCCTGTAG TTTTTCCCAGGTTACTAATAGATGACACGGTGAAAAGTTTCCTGGTTATAAGAGCAGGAAATACCATCCGAGTGAATATTCCCTTTGAA GCGTCTCCAGATCCAGTGGTGACTTGGTTAAAGGATGGGCTTCCTCTTCCAAACCGGGCTACAGTAAACACCAAAGATGGTACCATCCAGCTGCTGATTGGAGCAGCTGAGTTCACTGACAGCGGCATCTACACTGTTGAGCTCCAGAACGGGTtagggaaaagagaaacattCAGCTTCCAAGTTCAAGTTACAG ATATCCCACAGTCGCCGGGACCTGTTCAGTTGGAAGAGAATGTGCCAAATACAGTGACGGTAACCTGGGAGCCATCAGCATCtgagaaatgggaaaataatcTCTACTACACAGTCCTGAAGCGTGAATCACAGAAGGGCTTGTGGCACATGGTGGGTGACCTGATCTACACCAACAAGTTCACGTACACCAAACTGATCCCAGGCCGGGATTACTACTTTAGGGTTGTGGCAAAAAATAGCTTGGGAGCCAGTGGTCCATCTGATACCTTGAAGCCTTGGAGAATTCGAAAACAAAAGG ctgaATCTCAAGTCAAACCACAGAAATACAAGGGAGTTAATCAAAACCAGCCCCCAAGATTCCTCGTCGCGTTGAAGCCTCATGTGGTGACTACTGGGAGTGAGTGCCGTATGAGCTGCGCGGTCGGAGGCCATCCAGCTCCAAAGATCACGTGGTACAAGGACAGTAGAGACCTCTCCAATGATCCGAACTATTTTTGTACAAACAACTTTGGGGTCTGCTCCCTGGTTGTCCTAGGTGTCACAAAACAGGATGAAGGAGAATATATGGTAGAAGCCACCAATGAATTGGGCCGTGCGTTCAGCAAAGCCTTCCTCACTATTAAAG ACTCCACCTTGTAG